Within Amycolatopsis sp. FDAARGOS 1241, the genomic segment TCTGGATCGGCCTGCACGAGCCGGACGCCGAGCAGATCCAGGGCGTGGCGGAGACGTTCGGCCTGCACGAGCTGGCGGTCGAAGACGCGCTGGAGGCGCACCAGCGGCCCAAGCTGGAGCGCTACGACGACACGCTCTTCCTCGTGCTCAAGACCGTCCGCTACGTCGAGCACGAGTCGCCGACCACCGCCAACGAGATCGTCGAGACCGGCGAGCTCATGGTGTTCCTCGGCCGCGACTTCGTGATCACCGTGCGCCACGGCAACCACTCCGGGCTGGCCCGGCTGCGCCGCGACATGGACGACGACCCCGAGCGCCTCGGCCTCGGCCCGGCGGCCGTCGTGCACGCGATCGCCGACCACGTCGTGGACCACTACCTCGAGGTCACGAGCCGCATCGAATCGGACATCGACGAGATCGAGGCGCAGGTGTTCGCGCCGCGCTCGCTGGTGAGCGCCGAGCAGATCTACCTCATGAAGCGGGAAGTGCTCGAACTGCGCCGCGCCGTGCTCCCGCTGGCCACGCCCGTCTCGCGGCTGGCCGAGGGCTACACGCGGCTGGTGCCCGACGAGGTCCGCTCGTACTTCCGCGACGTCGCCGACCACCTCGTGACCGTGTCCGAGCGCGTGGCCGCGTTCGACGAACTGCTGAGCACCCTGGTCGACGCCACTGTCGCCAAGATCTCGCTGCAGCAGAACACCGACATGCGCAAGATCACCGCGTGGGCCGCGATCATCACCGTGCCCACCATGGGCGCGGGGATCTACGGCATGAACTTCGACTACATGCCCGAGCTGCACTGGAAGTTCGGGTACCCGATCGCGGTCACCGTGATCTTCGCGATCTGCCTGCTCCTGTACCGAATATTCCGGAAGAACGGCTGGCTGTAGCCGTCTCGAGGTCCCCTTCCTCCCTCCGGAACCCCTGCAGGAGTACTCCCATGCCTCGTCTGCTGACCAACCTCAAGTTCTGGGCCCTGACGCTCGGGATCGTCTGGATCCTCGGCATCGTCACCGTGATCAGCCTCAACCCGGGCTTTTCGCACGGCCTGAAGTGACCTCACGAGGCCGTACCCTGGGTGCGTGCCGAAAGCGCTGGTGGTGGCCGACGAGGTCGACGAGCGACTGTGGACCGGCGCGGTCCGCTCGCTCGCGGTCGACCTCGACCTTGTCATCGGTGCCGGCGACCTGCCGTACGAGTACCTCGAGTTCCTCGCCGGCGCGCTCGACGTGCCGTGCGTGTTCGTCCCCGGCAACCACGACCCCGACCTGAGCGGCTTCACCCGCTCCGGCGGACTGTCCATGAAGGACGGATTCCCGACGGAGTGGCCGGGCCCCGCGGGCGGGATCAACGCCGACGGGCGCGTGCTCGACGTCGCCGGGATCCGCTTCGCCGGCCTCGGCGGTTCGATCCGCTACACCGACGGGCCGAACCAGTGGACGCAGCGGCAGCAGTCGCGCCGCGCCCGGATGCTGGAACTCCGCGCGAGGTGGCGCCGCCGGCGCGACGGACGCGGCGTCGACGTGCTGCTCACCCA encodes:
- a CDS encoding metallophosphoesterase → MPKALVVADEVDERLWTGAVRSLAVDLDLVIGAGDLPYEYLEFLAGALDVPCVFVPGNHDPDLSGFTRSGGLSMKDGFPTEWPGPAGGINADGRVLDVAGIRFAGLGGSIRYTDGPNQWTQRQQSRRARMLELRARWRRRRDGRGVDVLLTHSPPLRLGDRDDLPHRGFACLHRTIAQLRPQWLLHGHIHPHGEPVPDRVAGSTRVRNVVGHRIMEFPR
- the corA gene encoding magnesium/cobalt transporter CorA — translated: MPAIPSLGGLRGRGTSRTKPSVERPIPVPLSAYVVDCAVYVDGKRLPGRWTHSEAIKEVRKRHAGFVWIGLHEPDAEQIQGVAETFGLHELAVEDALEAHQRPKLERYDDTLFLVLKTVRYVEHESPTTANEIVETGELMVFLGRDFVITVRHGNHSGLARLRRDMDDDPERLGLGPAAVVHAIADHVVDHYLEVTSRIESDIDEIEAQVFAPRSLVSAEQIYLMKREVLELRRAVLPLATPVSRLAEGYTRLVPDEVRSYFRDVADHLVTVSERVAAFDELLSTLVDATVAKISLQQNTDMRKITAWAAIITVPTMGAGIYGMNFDYMPELHWKFGYPIAVTVIFAICLLLYRIFRKNGWL